One part of the Paraglaciecola sp. L3A3 genome encodes these proteins:
- the gspD gene encoding type II secretion system secretin GspD, which produces MTCCSGKRRNIFKGLIIALGSAFFAVSSLVAAADYSPNFKNTEISEFINIVGKNLKRTIIVDPNVRGKITVRSYDLLSEEQYYQFFLNVLQVYGYSVVEMSSGVIKVIRSKDAKSSNLPVVEGSPFDGDEMITRVMPVYNVPVRELAPLLRQLNDTTGGGNVVSHDASNVMMLTGRAAVVNRLVEIIERVDQAGDEEVEIVKLKYASASEMVRIIDSINKSQGKAPTANSKSEPRVVADDRTNSIIVSGDIKARQRLVNLIERMDQELETNGNTRVIFLNYAKADELVKVLQGVSASIQAETSGNGSSKTNSRAASSNNRSVSIDSHEDSNALVITAEPDMMRSLEEVIRQLDIRRAQVQVEAIIVEVFEGDGVTLGVQLGSEEGGGTQFTNGVTGIGSLAVAAEQARDKTTTTTGFDDDGNPYSYDSTVEGDFATLASVLGGVNGMIAGFVKNGWGAVVQAVSTDTNSNILATPHLTTMDNEEAYFIVGQEVPIITGSTASSTNSNPFQQVERKEVGIKLKVTPQINEGDAIQLSIEQEVSSVNGATSVDIAISKREIKTSVIVDDGGTIVLGGLIDEDVQESVSKVPLLGDIPFIGNLFKSTTTSKRKRNLMVFIRPTIIRDGVTMNKISQRKYQYIRGEQLKRQSQGIPLMPLTEGPALPEWDEQLSLPPSFNEYLENKDKAED; this is translated from the coding sequence ATGACGTGTTGTAGCGGCAAACGCCGAAATATTTTTAAAGGATTAATCATCGCCTTAGGAAGTGCCTTTTTTGCGGTTTCTAGTTTAGTTGCTGCAGCTGATTATTCGCCTAATTTCAAAAATACTGAAATCAGTGAATTCATTAATATTGTGGGTAAAAACTTAAAAAGAACCATAATAGTTGATCCCAATGTAAGGGGGAAAATCACTGTTCGTAGTTATGATTTATTAAGCGAAGAACAGTATTACCAGTTTTTCCTTAACGTTTTACAAGTCTATGGTTATTCGGTTGTAGAAATGTCTAGCGGTGTGATTAAAGTCATTCGTTCTAAAGATGCGAAATCTTCTAATTTACCCGTAGTGGAAGGCAGTCCATTTGATGGTGACGAAATGATTACCCGCGTTATGCCTGTGTATAACGTACCAGTTCGTGAATTAGCTCCATTACTACGTCAATTGAATGACACGACTGGCGGTGGCAACGTTGTCAGTCATGATGCTTCCAATGTAATGATGCTGACAGGTCGTGCTGCTGTAGTGAATCGCTTAGTTGAAATTATTGAGCGTGTAGACCAAGCCGGGGACGAAGAAGTTGAAATAGTCAAACTAAAATATGCTTCGGCCTCAGAAATGGTGCGTATTATAGACAGTATTAATAAATCTCAAGGCAAAGCCCCTACGGCCAATAGTAAGTCAGAGCCGAGAGTAGTGGCCGATGATAGAACTAACAGCATTATTGTTAGTGGTGACATAAAAGCACGCCAGCGTTTAGTTAATCTAATTGAACGTATGGATCAAGAATTAGAAACCAACGGCAATACCCGTGTTATCTTCCTAAATTACGCGAAAGCCGATGAATTAGTAAAAGTATTACAAGGCGTCAGTGCCAGTATTCAAGCTGAAACAAGTGGTAATGGTAGCTCTAAAACTAACTCTCGTGCTGCAAGCAGCAATAACCGCTCAGTCAGTATCGATTCTCACGAAGACTCTAACGCATTAGTGATCACTGCCGAGCCCGATATGATGCGTTCTTTAGAAGAAGTGATCAGACAATTAGACATCCGCCGCGCCCAAGTACAAGTAGAAGCCATTATTGTGGAAGTATTTGAAGGTGACGGTGTGACCTTAGGGGTACAACTAGGCAGCGAAGAAGGTGGTGGTACTCAATTTACTAATGGGGTAACCGGCATAGGTTCATTAGCTGTAGCCGCCGAGCAAGCGCGAGACAAAACTACCACTACCACAGGATTTGACGACGATGGAAATCCTTACTCATATGACTCTACTGTAGAAGGTGATTTTGCTACTTTGGCATCAGTATTAGGTGGCGTCAACGGTATGATAGCTGGCTTTGTGAAAAATGGCTGGGGAGCCGTAGTACAGGCTGTGAGTACAGATACTAACTCAAACATTTTGGCCACACCTCATTTAACCACCATGGATAACGAAGAAGCCTATTTTATTGTGGGTCAAGAAGTGCCGATTATTACTGGCTCTACCGCGAGTTCAACTAACTCTAATCCTTTCCAGCAAGTAGAGCGTAAAGAAGTCGGGATTAAACTTAAAGTCACCCCACAAATTAACGAAGGTGATGCCATTCAATTATCAATCGAACAAGAAGTATCCAGTGTGAACGGCGCTACCTCGGTTGATATAGCTATCAGTAAACGTGAAATTAAAACCTCAGTGATTGTTGATGATGGTGGCACTATAGTGCTGGGCGGATTAATTGACGAAGATGTACAAGAGAGTGTATCTAAAGTGCCATTACTAGGTGATATTCCCTTTATTGGCAACTTGTTCAAATCCACCACTACTAGTAAACGTAAACGTAACTTAATGGTATTTATTCGCCCCACAATTATACGTGATGGGGTGACGATGAATAAAATTAGTCAACGTAAATATCAATATATTCGTGGTGAACAACTAAAACGTCAATCTCAAGGTATTCCGTTAATGCCATTAACCGAAGGTCCAGCGTTACCGGAGTGGGATGAACAACTTAGTTTACCGCCGTCATTTAATGAATATTTAGAAAACAAAGATAAGGCCGAGGACTAA
- the gspC gene encoding type II secretion system protein GspC: protein MTFANYNANQLWLQLVKNQQKLNALVVALLVIFLLAYAAELTWRLLPQPTISGQTQTGKQQTSNVTRNNSTNLADIKKLNLFGDLAAKPVTQQVVTDAPVTRLNLTLTGVVASSVEDDGAAIIENRGQQQTYGIGDKIDGTNASLKEVYADRVIIKNGPQHETLMLDGVDYTKANEQNEINSKPQPITISGPQNVDRRRTLSDEAIEATRQLQQQPANFTDYIAVSPHRIDGELVGYRVMPGKKPSLFKAAGLVGGDIITELNGLDLTDIQQSLEAMNMLKELQSLQMTVLREEELITIYLDLPEGEEEF, encoded by the coding sequence ATGACTTTCGCAAATTATAACGCTAATCAATTATGGCTCCAACTAGTTAAGAACCAACAAAAACTGAATGCTTTGGTGGTCGCTCTATTGGTGATTTTTTTGCTAGCTTACGCAGCGGAGCTCACATGGCGACTTTTACCTCAACCTACGATCAGCGGTCAAACTCAAACTGGCAAGCAACAAACATCTAATGTTACTCGTAATAATTCAACAAATTTAGCTGATATAAAAAAACTCAACCTTTTTGGTGACCTAGCGGCCAAACCTGTAACGCAACAAGTGGTAACCGATGCCCCCGTTACTCGTTTAAATTTAACCCTAACAGGTGTTGTCGCAAGCTCAGTTGAAGATGATGGCGCAGCGATAATAGAAAATCGAGGCCAGCAACAAACCTATGGTATAGGTGATAAAATTGACGGCACCAATGCATCATTAAAAGAAGTCTATGCAGACCGAGTGATCATTAAAAATGGCCCACAACACGAAACTTTAATGTTAGATGGGGTTGATTACACCAAAGCCAATGAACAAAATGAGATAAACTCAAAGCCTCAGCCTATTACTATTAGCGGCCCTCAAAATGTTGACCGCAGACGCACTCTATCTGATGAGGCCATCGAAGCCACTCGACAGTTACAACAACAACCTGCCAATTTTACCGACTATATTGCTGTTTCACCCCATCGTATTGACGGAGAGCTTGTAGGCTATCGTGTTATGCCTGGCAAAAAACCATCATTATTTAAAGCTGCGGGGCTGGTTGGCGGCGATATCATTACAGAATTAAACGGCTTAGATTTGACTGATATACAGCAATCTTTAGAAGCTATGAATATGTTAAAAGAATTACAGTCTTTGCAAATGACAGTATTACGTGAAGAAGAACTTATTACCATTTATCTTGATCTACCCGAAGGGGAAGAGGAATTTTAA
- the hslR gene encoding ribosome-associated heat shock protein Hsp15: protein MRKNLIPEVKVRLDKWLWAARFFKTRSLARDAIQSGKVHYNGQRSKPGKIVELGAAIKVPQGFDIKDIIVLQVKEQRQGAPLAQLMYQETESSEKLRASNAEARKLSIFHSPKPEHRPDKKQRRQIIQFKQQ, encoded by the coding sequence ATGCGCAAAAACTTAATCCCAGAAGTTAAAGTCCGGCTAGACAAGTGGTTATGGGCTGCACGATTTTTCAAAACTCGTTCATTAGCCAGGGATGCAATACAGTCTGGCAAAGTCCATTACAATGGCCAACGTAGTAAACCCGGTAAAATAGTAGAGTTAGGAGCTGCCATTAAAGTTCCCCAAGGGTTTGATATAAAGGATATTATAGTTTTACAGGTAAAGGAACAAAGACAAGGAGCCCCCTTAGCCCAATTGATGTATCAAGAAACTGAATCTAGTGAAAAGCTGCGTGCAAGTAATGCAGAAGCGCGTAAACTTAGCATTTTTCATAGTCCTAAACCCGAACACAGGCCAGACAAAAAGCAACGTCGGCAAATAATTCAATTCAAACAACAGTAA
- the hslO gene encoding Hsp33 family molecular chaperone HslO produces MAFDQLHRFLFNKGNVRGELVRLESSYQQILNSYKYPPIIQKILGELMAATSLLTATLKFEGDIAIQLQSEGALNYAVINGTHKQELRGVARWDEELTELPDTFQQLIQKGVLVITITPKDGERYQGMVALDKPTLAECIESYFLQSEQLATKVILRTQLNPNDEKVCGLFLQIMPTSSQTTEKHETDFDHLSQLTDTIKNQELFELPAEEILYRLYHQEEVELYPANDVVFKCSCSKERSAGALASVSKEELLEIVEQEGDIKMNCQYCHTEYTFDAIDVESIHAGTYGLSSGTS; encoded by the coding sequence ATGGCATTTGACCAGCTTCATCGCTTTTTATTTAACAAAGGTAACGTCAGGGGCGAGTTAGTTCGCTTAGAATCTAGTTATCAACAAATTTTAAATTCTTATAAGTATCCACCTATTATTCAAAAAATATTGGGTGAATTAATGGCCGCCACGAGTTTATTAACCGCCACGTTAAAATTTGAAGGTGATATTGCAATTCAATTGCAAAGTGAAGGCGCTTTGAATTATGCGGTGATTAATGGGACCCATAAACAAGAGTTACGTGGTGTAGCCAGATGGGACGAAGAATTAACTGAATTACCTGATACTTTTCAGCAATTAATTCAAAAGGGGGTGTTAGTGATTACTATTACACCCAAAGATGGTGAACGTTATCAAGGCATGGTGGCATTAGACAAACCAACCTTAGCAGAATGTATTGAAAGTTATTTTTTGCAATCAGAGCAACTAGCCACTAAAGTCATTTTGCGTACTCAGTTGAATCCAAATGATGAAAAAGTGTGTGGTCTATTTTTACAAATCATGCCCACTAGTAGCCAAACCACAGAAAAACACGAGACTGATTTCGATCATCTAAGTCAGTTGACAGATACCATCAAAAACCAAGAGTTATTTGAACTACCTGCTGAAGAAATTTTATATCGTCTATATCACCAAGAAGAAGTGGAACTATACCCAGCCAATGATGTGGTATTTAAATGTAGTTGCAGCAAAGAGCGCAGTGCAGGGGCTCTCGCCAGTGTATCTAAAGAAGAGTTGTTAGAAATAGTTGAGCAAGAAGGTGATATTAAAATGAATTGCCAATACTGCCATACTGAATATACTTTTGATGCTATAGATGTAGAAAGTATCCATGCTGGCACGTATGGTCTATCGAGCGGTACAAGTTAG
- a CDS encoding diguanylate cyclase, translated as MNQFLSISPESLASSVILIVDDDPINSMVVDNILSDQYQTHITHSGEEALEFCNKTPPDLILLDVVMDGISGLETCRQLKANAGTQHIPVVFITSILDIEGEISCWNAGCVDFVSKPVNGVTLLNRVKAHLTSKLQADLLRNMSYIDGLTGLNNRNILDDVMEKGILYSNRTGNPLSVLMIDVDWFKRFNDTYGHLQGDDCLKLVAKTIKQIVKRPTDIAIRFGGEEFLCFLPETDLTGAKYLAKVLLESIAKLGIPHQESSFNKVTISVGIYTLLPNSNLTQRDILDYADQALYKAKQFGRNRYYYES; from the coding sequence TTGAATCAGTTTTTGTCTATATCACCAGAATCATTAGCCTCTTCGGTTATTTTAATTGTTGATGATGATCCAATTAATTCTATGGTGGTCGATAATATTTTATCTGACCAATACCAGACACACATCACACATTCTGGAGAAGAAGCGTTAGAGTTTTGTAATAAAACGCCGCCGGATTTAATTTTACTCGACGTAGTCATGGATGGTATTTCAGGATTAGAAACTTGCCGGCAATTAAAAGCCAATGCAGGTACCCAGCACATTCCAGTTGTCTTTATCACCTCTATTTTAGACATAGAAGGAGAAATCAGCTGTTGGAATGCTGGTTGTGTGGATTTTGTCTCCAAGCCAGTTAATGGTGTCACCTTATTAAATCGAGTAAAAGCTCATTTAACAAGCAAACTACAAGCCGATTTATTGCGCAATATGTCGTACATCGATGGATTAACAGGTCTAAATAATCGAAATATATTAGATGATGTCATGGAAAAAGGCATCTTATACTCTAATCGAACAGGTAACCCTTTGAGTGTATTAATGATCGATGTTGATTGGTTCAAGCGGTTTAATGATACTTATGGGCACTTGCAAGGCGACGATTGTTTAAAATTAGTGGCAAAAACAATTAAGCAGATAGTGAAACGCCCAACAGATATCGCTATAAGATTCGGCGGAGAAGAGTTTTTGTGCTTCTTACCTGAAACCGATCTAACTGGCGCAAAATATCTGGCCAAAGTTTTGTTAGAATCCATAGCCAAGTTAGGGATTCCCCATCAAGAATCTTCGTTTAATAAAGTCACAATTAGTGTAGGAATATATACATTACTGCCTAACTCAAATTTGACTCAAAGAGATATTTTAGATTATGCCGATCAAGCTTTATACAAAGCTAAACAATTTGGTAGAAATCGATATTATTATGAATCTTAG
- a CDS encoding ATP-binding protein, with product MFTTLLNSSFSTSKLKRYMLAYAVIPIIIVVLLIIIIFEANLNISIREQVKKQLSDQAEQINAQMQERLTEYRQDIHFLHSTPPVSGLVRAAQNNGLDAKDSTTYQQWAHRLETIFIAFIKNNQEYDQARIISAGNQGDELIRVDRISGQISAVDLVNLQSKKDRDYFTQSTKLADGELYMSQFSLNREFGKIQFPYRPTLRISLPVFSETAERFGFLILNINAQLVLQSLTTMIDKQFQLVLTDNQGYYLVTPNEKEKFSRDLAPELKWQTTYQTKEIISEDFTKMVRSDNQNISFYAYQKTVRVAGNTEEGFVRIRILAPSQVISDLAMERRKIVYAFLLAITIILLVVLVILSRSMRRNNQLAEARALSAAIIQGSKNAIISVTSDCIITSWNKGAEAIFKYQEHYALDKSLMTLSLFEDINIQEYIQNLSENNTRQEVSSVKFDGNKHNTYLSLSLSAIVGDNQGFTGVAIIVRDQTIERQAEEKVKLANSELEKKVAQRTAELQKASTVKNAFISNISHEMRTPLNGIMGTLSLIQKDPLTEDQKRYLEMTGVSVNSLAVLINDILDLSKIEAGKLDLDFKAFNPIKLIESLSCSLAVKAQEKGLEFIVDITDLRCHSIVSDPHRFSQVLTNLINNAIKFTDTGYIKVKAYSELTDDNNLRLCCSVCDTGVGIAESNKNKLFQAFSQEDTEVAAKYGGTGLGLSICRQLTNLLNGDITFDSIKDQGSSFNFYIEIPSIDSKLSSPEKLLEDKFCEVITPSTELSPCLYRMLESFAANCIKTRGIEAWLLDKKSTPSEQIDLLLIDLHSPYLTILDTNWHKMVEVNKKAPLVAVLLNSGEPIPLMQHFKVVPLNKPILVSEFVKKCVVHKEQTSATLPLVNSKVESALIYTAGDKNKITGANILIVDDNEINIEVASGILSELPVNIFRARNGKQALEVLFNKSNEGIEFHCILMDCQMPILDGYQTSEKIRAGLAGTRYKKIPIIAMTANAMLGERKKCMNAGMSDYITKPIHMETLITIVIKWTLSIYQAAAVSQNSEDKIVEVEQINKDSAYDPKVWDIKSALVRLMNNVDLFKQICLIFHEKSSAQMESLSKYVTNMDFDKIGKKSHALKGSAGDIGATELHKLLTEVEKQAKQENAVEISSLMEKTQKSYENFIAKVDEYLR from the coding sequence ATGTTTACAACGTTATTAAATTCATCCTTTTCAACATCAAAGTTAAAGCGGTATATGCTTGCGTATGCGGTTATACCGATAATAATTGTAGTTTTACTAATTATAATAATTTTTGAAGCAAACCTAAATATATCTATCAGAGAACAAGTTAAAAAACAGTTAAGTGATCAAGCTGAACAAATTAATGCTCAAATGCAAGAGCGTTTAACTGAATACCGTCAGGATATTCATTTTTTACATTCAACCCCCCCTGTCTCAGGTTTAGTGCGTGCAGCGCAGAATAATGGACTTGATGCAAAAGATAGTACAACTTATCAACAATGGGCCCATCGCTTAGAAACCATTTTTATTGCTTTTATTAAGAATAATCAAGAATATGATCAAGCTCGAATAATTAGCGCGGGTAATCAAGGTGATGAGCTGATTAGAGTGGACCGTATTAGTGGACAAATTAGTGCAGTTGACTTAGTAAACTTACAAAGTAAAAAAGATAGAGATTACTTTACTCAAAGTACCAAACTTGCTGATGGAGAGCTGTATATGTCGCAGTTTTCCCTGAATCGAGAATTTGGCAAAATTCAGTTTCCTTATCGCCCGACTTTGCGTATTTCACTACCCGTTTTTTCAGAAACAGCCGAACGTTTTGGTTTTTTAATATTAAATATTAATGCTCAGCTAGTTCTACAATCTTTGACCACAATGATAGATAAACAATTCCAATTAGTACTGACTGATAACCAAGGATACTATTTGGTGACTCCCAATGAAAAAGAGAAATTTAGCCGAGATCTTGCTCCAGAATTAAAATGGCAAACCACATACCAGACTAAAGAAATTATCAGTGAAGATTTTACAAAAATGGTTAGGAGTGACAATCAAAATATATCGTTTTATGCCTATCAAAAAACAGTCAGAGTGGCTGGAAATACTGAAGAAGGATTTGTTCGTATTCGAATCCTAGCTCCTAGCCAAGTGATATCCGATTTGGCAATGGAACGCCGAAAAATTGTTTATGCATTCTTACTAGCGATCACTATTATTTTGCTAGTTGTACTGGTTATCTTGTCTCGTAGTATGCGTCGTAATAATCAATTAGCTGAAGCTAGAGCATTGTCAGCCGCCATTATTCAGGGCTCAAAAAATGCTATTATTAGTGTCACTTCCGATTGCATCATTACCAGTTGGAATAAAGGTGCAGAGGCTATTTTCAAATATCAAGAGCATTATGCCTTAGATAAATCACTTATGACCCTATCCTTATTTGAAGACATTAATATTCAAGAATATATACAAAATTTGTCGGAAAATAATACTCGTCAGGAAGTCAGTTCGGTAAAGTTTGATGGGAATAAGCACAACACATATTTAAGTTTATCATTATCGGCAATTGTAGGAGATAACCAAGGTTTTACTGGTGTGGCTATTATCGTCAGAGATCAAACTATTGAACGCCAAGCAGAAGAGAAAGTTAAACTCGCGAACTCTGAATTAGAGAAAAAAGTAGCTCAGCGCACGGCAGAATTACAAAAAGCAAGTACAGTAAAAAATGCTTTCATTTCAAATATCAGTCATGAAATGCGAACCCCACTAAATGGTATTATGGGGACGCTTAGTTTGATTCAAAAAGATCCTCTGACTGAAGATCAAAAGCGTTATTTAGAAATGACAGGAGTAAGTGTTAACTCATTAGCCGTGTTAATTAACGATATACTGGATTTATCTAAAATTGAAGCTGGTAAATTAGATTTAGATTTTAAGGCCTTCAACCCAATTAAGTTAATTGAAAGCTTAAGCTGTAGCTTAGCGGTCAAGGCTCAAGAAAAAGGTCTGGAATTTATTGTAGATATCACAGATCTTCGCTGTCATTCTATAGTTAGTGATCCCCATAGGTTTTCACAAGTTTTAACTAACCTTATCAATAATGCAATTAAGTTTACTGATACGGGCTATATTAAAGTTAAAGCTTACAGCGAATTAACGGATGATAATAATCTGCGTTTATGTTGTTCTGTGTGTGATACAGGTGTTGGTATTGCTGAATCGAATAAGAACAAACTTTTTCAAGCATTCTCCCAAGAAGATACTGAAGTGGCCGCAAAATATGGGGGCACAGGTTTAGGCTTATCAATTTGTCGGCAGTTAACCAATTTATTAAATGGTGATATTACTTTTGATTCAATAAAAGATCAGGGCAGTAGCTTTAATTTTTATATAGAAATTCCAAGTATTGATAGTAAATTATCGTCACCAGAAAAATTACTCGAGGATAAATTTTGCGAAGTAATAACACCTTCTACAGAGTTGAGTCCTTGTCTTTATAGAATGCTCGAAAGTTTTGCCGCTAACTGTATAAAAACTAGAGGGATTGAAGCTTGGCTTTTAGATAAAAAAAGTACGCCAAGTGAGCAAATAGATTTACTGCTAATTGATTTACACTCTCCTTACTTGACTATTTTGGACACTAACTGGCATAAGATGGTTGAGGTTAATAAAAAAGCACCTTTAGTTGCTGTTTTACTCAATAGTGGCGAACCTATTCCCTTGATGCAACATTTCAAAGTAGTCCCTTTAAATAAACCAATTTTAGTCTCTGAATTTGTTAAAAAATGTGTAGTCCACAAAGAGCAAACGAGTGCCACTCTTCCCTTAGTAAATAGCAAAGTAGAATCTGCGCTTATTTACACTGCTGGCGACAAAAATAAAATTACAGGTGCCAACATATTAATAGTCGACGACAACGAAATTAATATAGAAGTAGCAAGTGGTATATTATCAGAGTTACCTGTCAATATATTTAGGGCAAGAAATGGTAAACAAGCTTTAGAAGTTTTGTTTAATAAAAGCAATGAGGGGATAGAATTTCATTGTATTTTGATGGACTGCCAAATGCCAATTTTAGATGGTTATCAAACTAGCGAAAAAATTAGGGCTGGTTTGGCAGGAACGAGATATAAAAAGATACCCATAATTGCGATGACGGCAAACGCTATGTTAGGTGAAAGAAAAAAATGTATGAATGCAGGTATGAGCGATTATATAACTAAACCTATTCATATGGAGACATTAATTACCATAGTTATTAAATGGACCTTATCCATTTATCAAGCAGCTGCTGTCTCCCAAAACAGCGAAGACAAGATTGTGGAAGTTGAGCAAATAAACAAAGATAGTGCGTATGATCCTAAGGTATGGGACATAAAAAGCGCATTAGTTCGTCTAATGAATAATGTAGATTTATTTAAACAAATTTGTCTTATATTTCATGAGAAATCTTCAGCTCAAATGGAATCACTTAGTAAGTATGTTACAAATATGGATTTCGATAAAATAGGCAAAAAAAGCCATGCATTGAAGGGCTCTGCTGGAGATATTGGCGCTACAGAGTTACATAAACTTCTGACTGAAGTAGAAAAACAGGCTAAACAAGAAAACGCAGTGGAAATCAGCTCATTGATGGAAAAAACCCAAAAGAGTTATGAAAATTTTATTGCCAAAGTTGATGAATACTTAAGATAG
- a CDS encoding PQQ-binding-like beta-propeller repeat protein — translation MMKKFYARSLFVLTMGALICGCATTANIAIDNIDTWPQAAGPNHSWTAEGPPAATKWSVSRDQNILWRTSLPNGGQSGITVWKDRLFLTTFTKDAGDEKLMSAEIEGHCVDAKTGKILWSVPLPGSVKSPMLYAYSDSTTPTPVTDGNLVVFTNASGAMAAFDFEGKEIWSRQWTPWDRPAYPFNKQHEPILYNGVVVNVEPRDGNPEEVFGWNYLRGIDIKTGKTLWQAEDGTTTYTTSVFGFAPDGRPAILTGRGGHHGVPERPIGLSLVSLAAGEEGKTIWRFEPRTGEDGKQLPEGKELANTHAWQVLWVLHWNKQHAYMFNLNPTESHVVIDATNGEMLAKTSMINNVDYRPWDPITKSHKLYKNVNIRDIKDWSPRVNAGPDNFINVYPAWHSNIVAAGYHYFLTTTAHMRNRRAQPNGKAGPSHSMARVHIESGKTEYLELPVTVIRKPDQADEFVYGVEVKTSTLNSHGRDVAGNARSKSDGANFPVFWGSPTNINGVLYFHTMLGITYAIDADAPVLDTSALLSVNDLGPSGETWSLNSISYADGKIYHRSLKELVAIGATP, via the coding sequence ATGATGAAAAAATTTTACGCAAGATCCTTATTCGTGCTAACTATGGGCGCTTTGATTTGTGGTTGTGCCACAACCGCTAATATAGCAATTGATAATATAGATACTTGGCCTCAGGCAGCAGGGCCCAATCATTCATGGACAGCAGAAGGACCGCCTGCCGCTACCAAGTGGAGTGTTAGCCGTGATCAAAATATTTTATGGCGTACTTCACTGCCAAACGGCGGACAAAGTGGTATTACAGTATGGAAAGATCGACTGTTTTTGACCACATTTACCAAGGATGCTGGTGATGAAAAACTAATGAGTGCTGAAATAGAAGGCCACTGCGTGGATGCTAAAACAGGTAAAATCCTCTGGTCGGTACCTCTTCCGGGCTCAGTTAAAAGCCCGATGCTTTATGCTTATTCTGACTCAACTACCCCTACGCCTGTCACCGATGGTAACCTAGTTGTTTTCACTAATGCCAGTGGTGCCATGGCCGCTTTTGATTTTGAAGGCAAAGAAATTTGGAGTCGTCAATGGACTCCATGGGATCGCCCCGCTTATCCATTCAATAAACAGCATGAGCCTATTTTGTATAATGGTGTAGTGGTAAATGTTGAGCCTAGAGATGGCAACCCTGAAGAAGTATTTGGCTGGAACTATCTCCGTGGCATTGATATAAAAACAGGTAAAACTTTATGGCAAGCCGAAGACGGCACGACCACCTATACCACGTCAGTATTCGGTTTTGCACCAGACGGGCGCCCCGCTATTTTAACTGGACGGGGTGGGCATCATGGCGTACCAGAAAGGCCAATTGGCTTAAGTTTAGTTAGTCTTGCAGCAGGGGAAGAAGGCAAAACCATTTGGCGCTTTGAACCCAGAACAGGCGAGGATGGTAAACAATTACCCGAGGGCAAAGAGTTAGCTAATACCCATGCTTGGCAAGTACTTTGGGTGTTACATTGGAACAAACAACATGCCTATATGTTCAACCTAAACCCCACTGAGTCACATGTAGTTATCGACGCTACAAACGGAGAGATGTTGGCGAAAACATCTATGATTAACAATGTCGACTATCGCCCTTGGGACCCAATTACCAAGTCCCATAAGCTCTACAAAAACGTTAATATCCGCGATATAAAAGATTGGTCACCTCGGGTGAATGCAGGGCCAGACAATTTTATTAATGTTTATCCTGCTTGGCACAGCAACATAGTAGCAGCTGGTTATCATTATTTTCTTACCACCACGGCACATATGCGTAATCGCCGTGCACAGCCAAATGGCAAAGCGGGACCATCCCACTCCATGGCTCGTGTACATATCGAATCTGGTAAAACAGAATATTTAGAGTTGCCTGTCACTGTGATCCGCAAGCCAGATCAAGCAGATGAGTTTGTTTATGGAGTTGAAGTTAAAACCAGTACGCTTAACAGCCATGGACGAGATGTGGCTGGTAATGCTAGGTCTAAATCTGATGGTGCAAACTTTCCGGTTTTTTGGGGGAGTCCTACCAACATTAACGGCGTGTTGTATTTTCATACCATGCTTGGTATTACCTATGCAATTGACGCCGATGCGCCTGTATTAGATACATCAGCCTTATTAAGTGTGAATGATCTAGGACCTTCAGGTGAAACATGGAGTTTAAATTCTATTAGTTACGCTGATGGCAAAATTTATCATCGCAGTTTAAAAGAGCTAGTTGCTATTGGAGCAACGCCGTAA